The following are encoded together in the Bacteroidota bacterium genome:
- a CDS encoding DUF4340 domain-containing protein: protein MKKTTVYLITLFVILFAITYFVILPTENRTASYSLDNSIFSIDSAKTNKISIRKLQSNITFEKIEPEWNLTEPINYKADQEAVYSLLAGASKLKISSLISSNPEKQTLFQVDTITGIELKFQDFKGNGVALIVGKMGPSYLDSYIRAINSNDVYLAEGLNSWMINKEINDWRDKTIFQTDKNSITKVQYEFEKENFVLEKTDNNWMTGSDSIETSKIDQLLSTLSDFRAEDFVDNELTLQHPQLKIEITTNDKSSLVFYPMPPDSSRYWIVSSSSQQIYVVSKYSANQIIKTKKEFLK from the coding sequence ATGAAAAAAACAACTGTATATTTAATAACTTTATTTGTTATACTTTTTGCGATAACTTATTTTGTGATACTTCCGACCGAAAATCGCACAGCAAGTTACTCGTTGGATAATTCAATCTTTTCGATTGATTCTGCAAAAACCAATAAAATCAGTATCCGTAAGTTACAATCCAATATTACTTTCGAAAAGATTGAGCCTGAATGGAATCTTACTGAACCCATCAATTACAAAGCCGACCAAGAAGCTGTGTATTCGTTGCTGGCAGGCGCTTCTAAACTTAAAATTAGCAGCCTCATTTCTTCCAATCCGGAGAAACAAACATTATTTCAAGTCGATACTATAACGGGAATCGAGTTGAAATTTCAAGATTTTAAGGGAAACGGGGTTGCTTTGATAGTTGGTAAAATGGGTCCCTCGTATCTAGATTCTTACATCAGAGCAATAAATTCAAACGATGTGTATCTTGCAGAAGGATTGAACTCGTGGATGATAAACAAGGAAATAAACGATTGGCGTGATAAAACGATATTTCAAACTGACAAAAATTCAATAACAAAAGTACAATATGAATTTGAGAAAGAAAATTTTGTATTAGAGAAAACAGACAATAATTGGATGACCGGCAGCGACAGTATCGAGACTTCAAAAATCGATCAATTGCTTTCAACGCTTTCTGATTTTCGAGCCGAAGATTTTGTAGATAACGAACTTACTCTTCAGCACCCACAGTTAAAGATTGAAATAACAACCAACGATAAATCAAGTTTGGTTTTCTATCCAATGCCGCCCGATAGTTCGAGATATTGGATCGTTAGTTCATCATCACAGCAGATATATGTGGTTAGTAAATATTCCGCAAATCAAATCATTAAAACAAAAAAAGAATTCCTTAAATAA
- the rsmI gene encoding 16S rRNA (cytidine(1402)-2'-O)-methyltransferase: protein MSGILYLIATPIGNYGDITYRALEILKQVDLVVAEEFREGKKLLRYYGIDKPLENLNEHNEEDKSDELLQMLLGGKNIGIISDSGTPVFSDPGRELVKKSIVKKIKIIPLPGTSSLMPALIVSGFNIDKFVFYGWLSPKTEQRKKELRLLQKENRTIVLMDTPYRLIPLLKDLKDIFKDSRRLCVAYNITMNDERIFYGTAIELYNIASEKKLKGEYVIVIGNKNE, encoded by the coding sequence ATGTCGGGTATTTTATATCTCATTGCAACTCCGATAGGGAATTACGGAGATATTACTTATCGGGCACTTGAAATACTAAAACAAGTCGATCTTGTTGTTGCCGAAGAGTTTCGTGAGGGGAAAAAATTATTACGTTACTACGGAATTGATAAACCTCTTGAAAATTTAAACGAGCATAACGAAGAAGATAAGTCGGACGAGTTGTTGCAGATGTTGTTGGGAGGAAAAAATATCGGAATAATTTCAGATTCAGGCACTCCTGTTTTTTCTGACCCCGGAAGGGAACTTGTTAAAAAATCGATCGTTAAAAAAATCAAAATTATCCCTCTACCCGGAACATCTTCATTAATGCCCGCACTGATAGTATCAGGTTTTAATATCGATAAATTCGTGTTTTATGGTTGGCTCTCTCCTAAAACTGAACAACGTAAAAAAGAACTTCGTTTACTGCAAAAAGAAAATAGAACAATTGTTCTCATGGATACTCCTTACCGTTTGATTCCTTTGTTAAAAGATTTAAAAGATATTTTTAAGGATTCACGCCGTTTGTGCGTTGCCTATAATATTACAATGAATGATGAACGAATATTTTATGGAACTGCAATAGAATTATATAATATAGCTTCTGAAAAAAAACTAAAAGGGGAGTACGTGATTGTTATCGGTAATAAGAACGAATAA
- a CDS encoding AI-2E family transporter: MQHEKRIEEHIKYSDIIFLIAGLLLIGLLIYTISSVVSPVLIILAIQFLLFPLRSYKYVKTLMWLAGLLFAFWFIHELGNILLPFVIAFLLAYILNPLISKFESFKVSRLFASLILILIFVGIIALGMVFILPATLHQFNNMLFVIADIAKDLVTQIKEGKIFAWLSAYGIPIEYSRDILTQQLTPKLEAILKNIIGTVLNFISSISNIITQIINALIIPFLTFYLLKDFPQIIEKTKSLIPNDHREKIINYFTRVDKLMGRYLRGALAVAFIHGTIAALLLWIFGIHYPLVLGFIAGTLSLIPYIGLMISLTLALIVSLFSGDPVWLKIVFVLGIFGTLQILEASVLSPNILGRQVGLHPVMLILSLLVFGYFLGFIGLILAIPTTAIILLTIKFYKEHNRMS; the protein is encoded by the coding sequence ATGCAGCACGAAAAAAGAATAGAAGAACATATTAAGTATTCAGATATAATATTTCTGATTGCAGGTTTGTTGCTAATCGGATTATTGATTTACACAATCAGCTCGGTTGTTTCACCAGTTCTGATTATTTTAGCTATTCAATTCTTGTTATTTCCGCTACGCTCTTATAAGTATGTCAAAACGCTCATGTGGTTAGCTGGACTTCTTTTTGCTTTCTGGTTTATACATGAATTGGGTAATATCCTTTTGCCATTTGTAATTGCATTTTTATTAGCATACATATTAAATCCTCTTATATCCAAGTTCGAATCATTCAAAGTGTCCCGTTTGTTTGCATCTTTAATTCTTATACTGATATTTGTTGGTATTATTGCATTAGGTATGGTTTTTATTTTACCTGCAACACTTCATCAGTTTAACAATATGTTATTCGTTATTGCAGATATCGCAAAAGATTTAGTTACTCAAATCAAGGAAGGTAAAATATTTGCTTGGTTAAGCGCCTATGGTATTCCTATAGAATATTCGCGCGACATACTAACTCAACAATTAACTCCTAAATTAGAGGCGATTTTAAAAAATATAATCGGAACTGTTCTAAACTTCATCAGTAGTATATCAAATATAATTACTCAAATAATTAATGCCCTAATCATTCCTTTCCTGACATTTTATTTATTAAAAGATTTCCCTCAAATAATAGAAAAAACAAAATCGTTAATACCTAACGACCATCGAGAGAAAATTATTAATTATTTTACAAGAGTCGATAAATTAATGGGGCGATATTTGCGCGGCGCATTAGCAGTTGCCTTCATTCATGGAACAATTGCTGCATTGTTATTATGGATTTTTGGTATTCACTATCCTTTAGTTTTAGGCTTTATTGCAGGAACTCTAAGTTTGATACCGTATATCGGTCTGATGATTAGTCTGACTTTAGCACTAATTGTATCGCTATTCAGTGGCGATCCTGTTTGGCTTAAGATTGTTTTTGTTTTGGGAATATTCGGAACGTTACAAATATTAGAAGCTTCAGTATTATCGCCTAATATTTTGGGCAGGCAGGTTGGATTACATCCGGTGATGCTGATTTTATCGCTGTTGGTGTTTGGATATTTTCTTGGTTTTATCGGACTCATTCTTGCGATACCGACTACAGCGATTATTCTGTTGACCATTAAATTTTATAAAGAACATAATCGGATGAGTTAA
- the dut gene encoding dUTP diphosphatase, producing MKIPIKKVELNGEKVSLPNYATPGSAGMDLCASLKNNVILKPNDSHLIPTGLKIELPEGYEAQVRPRSGLAINHNIIVLNSPGTIDSDYRGEIKVILKNLGAKDFVVKNGDRIAQLVIASYVRIEWDEVEQINETERGNGGFGHTGY from the coding sequence ATGAAAATTCCTATAAAAAAAGTAGAACTAAACGGCGAAAAAGTTTCTCTTCCAAATTACGCTACACCCGGTTCGGCGGGTATGGATTTATGTGCCTCTTTAAAAAACAACGTAATTCTTAAACCAAACGATTCGCATTTAATTCCAACAGGTTTAAAAATTGAGCTCCCCGAAGGTTACGAGGCACAGGTGCGACCGCGAAGCGGTTTAGCCATAAACCATAATATTATAGTTTTAAATTCTCCCGGTACTATCGATTCGGACTACCGGGGCGAGATTAAAGTGATTTTGAAAAATTTGGGTGCAAAAGATTTTGTCGTTAAAAATGGAGATCGGATAGCTCAATTAGTTATTGCATCCTATGTTAGAATCGAATGGGATGAAGTAGAACAGATAAACGAAACCGAACGCGGTAACGGCGGTTTTGGACACACTGGTTATTAA
- a CDS encoding response regulator: MAPEAIYTDKREAVSKFLKEADLFIKARNFEAASELVQQAKAVDPSNPYVLAFIERIEYFKTDITSQPKMAMVSIQNIKEDAIEKLEKPGAVTTDNLRDNIEKEFQAKFKDELVKVEKVVAKKVEQEKQRFEQERIKLAHQFEEQVNNTKNKIEQEYQNKLETELASTEQRLRDQFLAEQSFLETEMKQRLELEFQSKIEAIQLELENKSKILLVNEHNASQEREKELTLQFEERIKIEVEKLKEENDKLKIDTMQMQTEELKQKLTEDFQRQLEKEKTDIKMYYENEKSTLDQHLSAKQRELEEQTQRVLAAELARIREREKNEFSKKQTNLEESIRTELSANYQNEIELEKQRLHQEFQKSLEIEADKLKNSQAQLVTVENQKVEEVRANLKKEMETKFIQKLEQIQAQFTRAYDYKMELLGVHIPEQLEDKYALYKKRLKEYWADGQPEVEQIHKLMGLKELLELSFEEHANLEIDVRHELYISKIEEAIKFNRIDPLNTKYLEELKHIYQINSEEASKLEAYILSLFMKKSTKGIILVADDDELLLKTVEHELVSRNYKVYTAPSVPDALHILQNTSVDLIISDIKFQNSQMDGFSFFSLIQKHPLLNRIPFVLMSVLGDGGIIRSGLQLGVDDYLTKPLDMDLLFSVVEGKIKRYRSMSSN, encoded by the coding sequence ATGGCACCAGAAGCGATTTATACTGATAAACGCGAAGCAGTTTCAAAATTTTTGAAAGAAGCTGATCTATTTATAAAAGCAAGAAACTTTGAGGCTGCATCAGAACTTGTTCAACAAGCGAAAGCAGTTGATCCATCAAATCCCTATGTTCTGGCATTCATAGAGAGGATTGAATATTTTAAAACGGATATTACTTCCCAGCCCAAAATGGCTATGGTGAGTATTCAGAATATAAAAGAAGATGCAATTGAAAAGCTTGAAAAACCCGGAGCGGTTACGACCGATAATTTGAGAGACAACATTGAAAAAGAGTTCCAAGCCAAATTTAAAGACGAATTGGTTAAAGTTGAAAAAGTTGTTGCCAAAAAAGTAGAACAAGAGAAACAGCGATTTGAACAGGAACGTATTAAGCTTGCACATCAATTTGAAGAACAAGTAAATAATACAAAAAACAAAATTGAACAAGAGTATCAGAATAAATTAGAGACAGAATTAGCATCCACTGAACAAAGGCTTCGCGATCAGTTTCTTGCTGAACAGTCTTTCTTAGAGACTGAAATGAAACAGCGTCTTGAGTTAGAATTCCAATCAAAGATCGAAGCAATTCAATTAGAACTCGAGAATAAATCCAAGATTTTATTAGTAAATGAACATAATGCCTCGCAGGAGAGGGAAAAAGAACTGACCTTACAATTTGAAGAAAGAATTAAAATCGAAGTTGAAAAACTTAAAGAAGAAAACGATAAATTAAAAATTGATACTATGCAGATGCAAACCGAAGAATTGAAGCAAAAGCTTACGGAAGATTTTCAACGACAATTAGAGAAAGAAAAAACCGATATTAAAATGTACTACGAGAATGAAAAGTCAACACTCGACCAGCACTTATCAGCTAAACAAAGAGAGTTAGAAGAACAGACACAAAGAGTTTTGGCAGCCGAATTAGCAAGAATTCGTGAACGCGAAAAAAATGAATTTTCAAAAAAGCAAACAAATTTAGAAGAAAGTATAAGAACTGAACTGAGTGCGAACTATCAGAACGAAATCGAATTGGAAAAGCAACGATTACACCAAGAATTTCAGAAATCTTTGGAAATTGAAGCTGATAAACTTAAAAATTCACAAGCTCAATTAGTTACAGTCGAGAACCAAAAGGTAGAAGAGGTAAGGGCTAATCTAAAAAAAGAGATGGAAACAAAGTTCATCCAAAAATTAGAACAGATTCAAGCACAATTTACACGAGCTTACGATTATAAGATGGAATTATTAGGTGTTCATATTCCTGAACAGCTGGAGGATAAATACGCTCTTTACAAAAAACGTCTAAAGGAATATTGGGCAGATGGACAACCGGAAGTTGAGCAAATTCATAAACTTATGGGATTAAAAGAGCTATTAGAATTATCATTCGAAGAACACGCCAATCTCGAAATTGATGTCCGTCATGAATTATACATTTCTAAAATTGAAGAAGCAATCAAGTTTAACAGAATAGACCCTCTGAATACCAAATATTTAGAAGAACTGAAACATATCTATCAAATCAATTCCGAAGAAGCATCAAAATTAGAAGCCTATATTCTCTCGTTGTTTATGAAAAAAAGTACAAAGGGTATAATTTTGGTAGCCGACGATGACGAACTATTGTTAAAAACTGTAGAACACGAGTTGGTCTCCCGGAACTATAAAGTTTATACCGCCCCTTCTGTACCCGATGCACTCCATATATTGCAAAACACTTCGGTAGATTTAATTATCTCTGATATAAAATTCCAAAACTCACAAATGGATGGCTTCAGTTTTTTCAGTTTGATTCAAAAACATCCGTTATTAAATAGAATTCCATTCGTTCTGATGAGCGTTTTGGGAGATGGTGGAATAATCAGATCCGGACTTCAACTCGGAGTGGATGACTACTTAACAAAACCGCTCGATATGGATTTGTTATTTTCGGTTGTAGAAGGAAAAATTAAAAGATACCGAAGTATGTCCTCGAATTAA